The sequence GCTGGCTCGCTCTTTGATCACACTCCTACTCCTCCCGCTTGCTTTCTCCCTTTTTGTAAAGGCTCGATATGGGGAGGTTGCCGACCGTCTGGCCCCCCTCATGGCCCAGGTGGCCAATTTCAGCTTGGCGATCCTCGTTATCGCGGTTTTCGTGGCCTATTTCGATTACCTAGCTAGCGTGATTGGCACCACCGCCATCTTGGTATCGCTCGTCTTCGCGCTGCTTGCCTTCGCCCTCGGCTGGGGCATGGGAGGACGGGACGTGAACAAGAAGAAGGTGCTGGCATTGGGGGCGGCCTACAGAAACGTCTCAGCCGCACTAGCCATAGGGGCAACCAGTTTCGAAGGGATAAATGAACTCGTCATGATACTGGTGGTTTCTCTCATGGGTATGGTTATCTTGATGCTTATCGGTGGTGAGCTAGCTAAGCGCTATCCAAGTGCAACACAGGGCTAGTTGAACTGACTATTACATTGATGGATGGGCTCTGGAGAGCTTATCCTGGACGCTTCTGACCTTCTGCTCCATAGCATCCTTATGTCCGCCACGGTCATCCACCTCAATGCTAGTGACAACCCGGTTGCACATGGAGCGTACTTTATGATGGCATTTGCCGATAACTTCCATGACTTCATCCCATTCGCCTTCGATTATGGTGGCCATGGGCGTTAGCTGATATTTGAGTCCGCTCTCTTTTACGATCCGCACGCACTCAGCGACATAACTTGATAGGCTTTCCCCTTTGCCGACGGGTATGACTTTAAATTGGGCGATCATGACAACTCACAATGTTATCTTCCCACACTCCTCCTATTAAATCCTTTTATGATTGCATCTCATGCACACTCTGCTCAGGAAAATAGATATGCCAGATTACCTGAAATGGATTAACATGTGTTATGTCTCTCGACACCAAATTATAAATACAAGATGTTGAATTGCGTAGGTCTATCTGACTCGCAAATCGCAATCGCATATGATTCATCTATAGGGGGGCCTGAGATTTAGATGATGTCCAAGAGCGCATCCGTTAAGGGCAATGGTTTTTCCAAGGAAAAGAAGGCAAATGGAAAGGCGTCCGGAAGCTCGGAGTTCGAGAAAGAAAGAAATGGGAAAAAGCAAGTAGACGACATTATGTTGGGGGAGAATGGTAAGTTCTTGACCCTGACTGTGGATGACCTTACCCAAGCAATAAAGACCAGCATCGATCAGGCGGGAATGCCTGAGGACCAGGCGAGGGCCATGGCCCAGCATGTGATGAATTTCTTCGGCTATTCTGAACGCATCATCGACAACATATTGGAGCCCGAGGATCGGGACGCCTTCTATATGCTCGAGGACACTGGTATCCTCACCACAGAAAGAGAGGAGACCACTCTATACGATGGGAGGGAGTGGAGGATTCACTATTGGCTTTTCAAGAAGGAAAGGATATATGAGCTCATTTCGGGCAATGGCCACTGCAACGGCGGAAATGATAATATGGAAACTTGTTACGATGAAGTGCCCGAAGAGATCTGGCGCAGAAACACCTAAAACTTACCTTAGGATTGTTCAAAAGGACCATTTTCGCTCATCTCCGCGAAATTCTATTCTCATCCTACCTGCCTATTTCATTAGATGAAACTCTTCCCCTATCCACCTAGAAAGCATCAAAATGAGATTGTAGCATGCATTTTGTCGAGCCTGCGGGATAGAGGGCACATCGTGATGGAGAGCGGGACGGGAACGGGGAAGACCGTTTGCGCCTTATCGGCTTCGCTGGAAGTGGCTTTAGCCGCAGGGCGTAAAGTAGTATACCTTACCAGGACCAACTCTCAGCAGCGACAAGTCATCCTGGAGCTCCGCCGCATAAATTCTCAGGCTAAAATATTCGGATTGGGGGTGCAGGGGCGACAATCAACCTGTCCGCTCTTCTCCCGCGACCCGGAATTGAAGCAGGGGAACGCAGAGGAACTCTCCCGGCTATGTGGGGAGCGCAAGCGCAGATCCTTAACAGGAAAGGAAGGAGGCTGCCGTTTCTACGAAGCCATGCTGAGCTACCCTTTTGAAAGCATTCTGGAGTATTGTCAAAGAGAGTTGCCTACAGTGGAAGAGTTCTCCCAATATTGCG comes from Methanomassiliicoccales archaeon and encodes:
- a CDS encoding MTH1187 family thiamine-binding protein, whose product is MIAQFKVIPVGKGESLSSYVAECVRIVKESGLKYQLTPMATIIEGEWDEVMEVIGKCHHKVRSMCNRVVTSIEVDDRGGHKDAMEQKVRSVQDKLSRAHPSM
- a CDS encoding DUF6015 family protein, producing MMSKSASVKGNGFSKEKKANGKASGSSEFEKERNGKKQVDDIMLGENGKFLTLTVDDLTQAIKTSIDQAGMPEDQARAMAQHVMNFFGYSERIIDNILEPEDRDAFYMLEDTGILTTEREETTLYDGREWRIHYWLFKKERIYELISGNGHCNGGNDNMETCYDEVPEEIWRRNT